GCTCCCGGCCCCTATCACAGCTATGCGATCTTGCATTGATTTCTACGGCTTAAAACCCGGTTGAGCAACGGTATTCGCTAATCTCCAGCGTTTTCCAATGATACGGGTGTTTTCACCCAGGAGATTCGACTTTCTGAACCAGCAAGCAGTCGTTTGATATTCGAACGATGCGCAACAATAATTACCAGTGCCAAAACAACGCCAAATACAATAAGGCTTGTTTCGACGTCCGGTTTGTTAAATACGTATTTCTGAAGCAGCAAAGACGCGGGATAGGTTGCTGCTGCTGTCATTGACGAGAGCGAAACGTACCGCGTTCGCCACAAAACGAGGCAAAATGCGATGAAAGAGAACAACATGTTAAGGGGCGTAACAGCCAGCAATACGCCCGCGGCGGTGTTTACACCTTTACCTCCTTTGAACCGCGCAAATACGGGAAACATGTGCCCAAGCACTGCAGCGATGCCGGCAAATAAAGCCAGCAACAACCAGGCCTGGTCACCAGAAAGCCATACAGGCAAGGCATCCCAGCGCAGGTTTGCAATGACACCAGCAGCAACAAACCCTTTGCCCATGTCAACGATGGTAGACAACAATCCGGCTTTCCAGCCCAGGATTCTGTATGCATTTGTAGCCCCAGGATTTCCACTGCCGTGTTTTCGCAGATCTACCTTGTAGATCCATTTGCCAACCCAGAGGCTGCCGGGGATTGATCCAACCAGGTAACTGAGGATCAGAATGAGAACCAGGGTAACCATTGCCTTGCTATACTAAGTAGTGTGGGGTGTCCGGCGCTGGAGCAGCGCTGCCGGGTTTATCATTATATAACAAAATCAGGCGACAATCAGGAAGCCTTGACCACTTCACCCATT
This genomic stretch from Bacteroidota bacterium harbors:
- the plsY gene encoding glycerol-3-phosphate 1-O-acyltransferase PlsY, producing MVTLVLILILSYLVGSIPGSLWVGKWIYKVDLRKHGSGNPGATNAYRILGWKAGLLSTIVDMGKGFVAAGVIANLRWDALPVWLSGDQAWLLLALFAGIAAVLGHMFPVFARFKGGKGVNTAAGVLLAVTPLNMLFSFIAFCLVLWRTRYVSLSSMTAAATYPASLLLQKYVFNKPDVETSLIVFGVVLALVIIVAHRSNIKRLLAGSESRISWVKTPVSLENAGD